The Pelobates fuscus isolate aPelFus1 chromosome 2, aPelFus1.pri, whole genome shotgun sequence genome has a segment encoding these proteins:
- the LOC134586351 gene encoding uncharacterized protein LOC134586351 isoform X1 yields MEENFLLLDSLGNYSAVPDSMAKQESVREPGACGAKKKREGSETRNSGFDLFNPDHCDATPEVIVKVEAEEEPCLWGSEMNGDREIPPATSTGFSIPGRRPHRDVPHRTGHREGAPVQERERQRNVKFSEEENDILIKKISENYEKILGKLTTRTSTSEKKAIWRDIAACVNSVSAYSRTTMQCKKRYADIKKKVKEKMAKQSRHQSGAGSGTRGAVSFWPYEKYLMSLISCEPVLGLQRMTEPGHVNNEGGIVSQLRPCWRDIGNSSGSAQTLPASEDQMDEECLEIAEDSVLGGGEKVMTLSDVTPEFEDDSQESDNIQILQGGTPPLVTTTPQSTVCDHSTPHREHMLFERSVHKKLNHLSACIKTQTSVLRQTNTILQNLSSSVQNGFQQLVNVIQQAITVMSPGYQSSPQPTSQITATTTTETRVHNVSSRGSHGRRGLPIRGRVSRGHCPYITSPPAKKSRGRP; encoded by the exons GATTTGACCTCTTTAACCCTGATCATTGTGACGCTACTCCTGAAGTCATAGTCAAGGTTGAAGCAGAAGAAGAGCCCTGTTTGTGGGGTTCAGAGATGAATGGAGACAGGGAAATCCCGCCTGCTACAAGCACTG GATTCTCTATACCTGGAAGGAGACCACACAGAGATGTTCCACACAGAACAGGTCACAGAGAAGGAGCCCCGGTCCAAGAGAGAGAGCGGCAGAGAAATGTCAAATTCAGCGAGGAGGAAAATGATATACTTATAAAGAAGATTTCTGAAAACTATGAGAAAATTTTAGGAAAGTTAACCACAAGAACTTCTACTTCTGAAAAAAAAGCAATTTGGAGAGATATAGCTGCGTGTGTGAACAGTGTGTCTGCTTATTCACGGACCACCATGCAATGTAAGAAGAGATACGCAGACATCAAGAAGAAAGTAAAAGAGAAAATGGCTAAGCAGTCTAGGCACCAGAGTGGGGCAGGAAGTGGCACTCGTGGGGCTGTGTCCTTCTGGCCGTATGAAAAGTACCTAATGAGTCTTATCTCATGTGAGCCAGTGCTTGGTCTCCAGAGGATGACGGAACCTGGCCATGTGAATAACGAGGGTGGTATAG TTTCTCAGTTAAGGCCGTGTTGGCGTGACATTGGAAATTCTTCAGGTTCTGCTCAAACTTTGCCAGCATCGGAGGACCAAATGGATGAAGAATGTTTGGAAATAGCAGAGGACAGTGTGCTGGGTGGAGGAGAGAAGGTTATGACTTTGAGTGATGTCACTCCAGAATTTGAGGATGACAGCCAAGAAAGTGACAACATACAGATCTTGCAGGGGGGGACACCTCCCCTTGTTACCACTACACCTCAATCCACTGTGTGTGACCATTCCACCCCTCACAGAGAGCACATGTTATTTGAGCGCTCAGTCCATAAGAAATTAAATCACCTTTCTGCGTGTATTAAAACCCAAACATCAGTCTTGAGGCAAACAAATACAATTTTGCAGAATCTGTCCTCGAGTGTGCAGAATGGCTTCCAGCAGCTGGTCAATGTGATCCAACAGGCAATCACTGTCATGAGTCCAGGTTACCAGTCCTCTCCTCAACCCACCAGCCAAATCACTGCAACCACAACAACTGAAACCAGGGTCCACAATGTGTCATCCCGCGGCAGCCATGGAAGGCGCGGGCTTCCCATCCGCGGTAGAGTGTCCCGAGGACATTGTCCCTATATCACTTCCCCTCCAGCAAAGAAAAGTAGAGGAAGGCCATGA
- the LOC134586351 gene encoding uncharacterized protein LOC134586351 isoform X2 — MNGDREIPPATSTGFSIPGRRPHRDVPHRTGHREGAPVQERERQRNVKFSEEENDILIKKISENYEKILGKLTTRTSTSEKKAIWRDIAACVNSVSAYSRTTMQCKKRYADIKKKVKEKMAKQSRHQSGAGSGTRGAVSFWPYEKYLMSLISCEPVLGLQRMTEPGHVNNEGGIVSQLRPCWRDIGNSSGSAQTLPASEDQMDEECLEIAEDSVLGGGEKVMTLSDVTPEFEDDSQESDNIQILQGGTPPLVTTTPQSTVCDHSTPHREHMLFERSVHKKLNHLSACIKTQTSVLRQTNTILQNLSSSVQNGFQQLVNVIQQAITVMSPGYQSSPQPTSQITATTTTETRVHNVSSRGSHGRRGLPIRGRVSRGHCPYITSPPAKKSRGRP, encoded by the exons ATGAATGGAGACAGGGAAATCCCGCCTGCTACAAGCACTG GATTCTCTATACCTGGAAGGAGACCACACAGAGATGTTCCACACAGAACAGGTCACAGAGAAGGAGCCCCGGTCCAAGAGAGAGAGCGGCAGAGAAATGTCAAATTCAGCGAGGAGGAAAATGATATACTTATAAAGAAGATTTCTGAAAACTATGAGAAAATTTTAGGAAAGTTAACCACAAGAACTTCTACTTCTGAAAAAAAAGCAATTTGGAGAGATATAGCTGCGTGTGTGAACAGTGTGTCTGCTTATTCACGGACCACCATGCAATGTAAGAAGAGATACGCAGACATCAAGAAGAAAGTAAAAGAGAAAATGGCTAAGCAGTCTAGGCACCAGAGTGGGGCAGGAAGTGGCACTCGTGGGGCTGTGTCCTTCTGGCCGTATGAAAAGTACCTAATGAGTCTTATCTCATGTGAGCCAGTGCTTGGTCTCCAGAGGATGACGGAACCTGGCCATGTGAATAACGAGGGTGGTATAG TTTCTCAGTTAAGGCCGTGTTGGCGTGACATTGGAAATTCTTCAGGTTCTGCTCAAACTTTGCCAGCATCGGAGGACCAAATGGATGAAGAATGTTTGGAAATAGCAGAGGACAGTGTGCTGGGTGGAGGAGAGAAGGTTATGACTTTGAGTGATGTCACTCCAGAATTTGAGGATGACAGCCAAGAAAGTGACAACATACAGATCTTGCAGGGGGGGACACCTCCCCTTGTTACCACTACACCTCAATCCACTGTGTGTGACCATTCCACCCCTCACAGAGAGCACATGTTATTTGAGCGCTCAGTCCATAAGAAATTAAATCACCTTTCTGCGTGTATTAAAACCCAAACATCAGTCTTGAGGCAAACAAATACAATTTTGCAGAATCTGTCCTCGAGTGTGCAGAATGGCTTCCAGCAGCTGGTCAATGTGATCCAACAGGCAATCACTGTCATGAGTCCAGGTTACCAGTCCTCTCCTCAACCCACCAGCCAAATCACTGCAACCACAACAACTGAAACCAGGGTCCACAATGTGTCATCCCGCGGCAGCCATGGAAGGCGCGGGCTTCCCATCCGCGGTAGAGTGTCCCGAGGACATTGTCCCTATATCACTTCCCCTCCAGCAAAGAAAAGTAGAGGAAGGCCATGA